Below is a window of Oryza brachyantha chromosome 10, ObraRS2, whole genome shotgun sequence DNA.
CTGTCTAACTACCGCAATTAGACATGGGGTCCTGTCTAACTTTGGCAGTTTGACAGGCCTCAGTTCGACGGGGCCGGCTGGCTCAGCAGTGAAACAGGTAGGCCTGTGGAACTACCTCGTTTGATAGGCCCTAGTCCAACTCCACCATTTGATATACCCTtaaatttgcaattttctCTGGATAACCTCTACTTTtacgattttctattaaaataatattaattctcaaaaatTCCCATTTTGAGGGATTGCCTTGAAAATCCGTCTCGGTTTATTTTAACGGGACCAAactataacttataatataagcaGGATGTAACTACacttaaaataaagaaaaaatttgctacacgacatctaactttgtaaaattagCTGAGGACACCACCAAAATCAAGTTTTGGTGGAAGAGATTACCAAAAGGTGGAAATTAGCTATAGGACACTGCCtgtcttttttaatttttaatgtatcCGTTCCATAGGGAGATAGAAAGTAAAATTCCGATGTGAATGGACCAAAATGCCCTTGCTTGATTTAGTTCCACAACTCACTTAGCTACATCAGGCTAGAGTATTTTCGTCCattcacatcaaattttcCCTACTCTCTCCACATCAACAGGCAATGCTGAACAattaattttcagtttttggtaATGTGTTGCatgaaaactttatttttaccGTGTCCGCCGACTAATTTTGTCAAGCCAGATGTCCCGAAGCAGAATTTCTCTGAAATAAAATACCAGTTGTCAAATCGTTAACGTGAACATACACATTACATCGATGCACATTATTTTCCTATTTCCCACCGCCTGTACCAATCGCAACGTGGATCTGACGACCATGAACTCAGATGTTTTATCCTCAAGTTTTGTTGCGACAGTTTAGCAATTCTGTCCATTCAATCCTTTTAGAATCCATAAAACAATCTTTTaattagtgatataaaaggcaaagagtgaaaaataaactatgatgaaaaaacactttaaatttaaggtaaaaaaattaaaatttgatctaCAATCATTGacataagtaaaaagataagatCTATGATGCAGTACCGAAGTAATTGGTGCAAGCTAAATGTAGTGAGATCAAGGATGTACCCATGGTTTTCGCCTACTTGAGTATGATGTTTGGCCTATTAGGGGTCGCATTCACGGTTACGTTAGGTCTCTGTAGTGTGTGTCTTGCGTAtgaaaatacaagaaaatataCTAAACAGTGAATGTTCACTACCTAAATTATTATTGCccaaccaaattttaaatttggccGGGCCGTAGACCTACACTGAGATTCGTGCATTCGACAACCGGATTAATTTGGTTTGGTGTCCAGGTTTACTAGGGACTAGTGACCGCAATAAAATGCAAGTTATGAAGGGAAAGTGTTTTAATCCTCTAGAGGAAGTATATCCTCACGTTTTGTTTCATATCatcaaaaatttatgaaaaagttaCAAAAATCGATTAGatagatcaatatattttgaatatataGCTCTAATCAATATATCAGCCCATATATACATGTGAGTTCACTTTCAATCTTTACAAgttgtgatatatatatctcaCTCCATGCAAATATGCCTATGATATATATGTTGCAATTTGGGACGGGCCAGTGGATAAGGTTGGCAAATCAAAATGAGGCGAAAGCATTAAGCATGTACttaatttcattaaaatttcTGTAGAACTCTTCAGGTGATTCAAATTAAGCGATTCAATCCCAAaatgtaaatgaaaaaacaagacATTTAAATGCgcttgtatttttatttggagtTGGCAATTTGGCACCGCCTGGCCAGCGGGTACGTAGTTAGTTACGacgtttaattattaattactactcTCTACGAATTTTTtacgtattttttatatgacatcattgacttttaaaccTATATTTGATCGTTCATCTttttcaaaacttatatacaaataaaaaaattataagacatacttaaattttgaatattaataaatcatattataaataaataataattataaaatttttaattaaaaccagTAATCAATTATGGACctatatatcaataaaattatataaaaaatacggaGAAAGTACTAATTTACATGGGGGCGGTTTGATAGGTGACGCGACTTAAATGCGGAGGATTCGTTCTCGGCCTCCACTTCTGTCACAACATCGCTGACGGCTTCGGCATGGCGCAGCTGATCATGGCCATCGCTGACCTCGCACGTGGAGCACCTGCCCCGAGCATTCTGCCCGTATGGAGGAGGGACCTACTCACAGCGCGCTGCCTACCTGTCCCGGCGACGcgcacgccgtcgtcgtcgttggtGGTGGCGATGAGCCCGGCGCACGAGCCGGCGCcgcacggtggcggcgccgttGCCCGCCCTCCCCCGGCGGCGAACCCGATGCTTTCAACCCCGCCGGACCGAATGGTTGTCGAGTACTTTCTGTTCGGACCACGGGAGGTGTCCACCCTGCGTGGCCAGCTTCCGGCGCACCTGGCTGAGTTGACGACGACGTTCGAGCTGCTCACCGCCGTCACGTGGCGCTGCCGCACGGCGGCGCTCGGGTACGGCCCCAACCAGCTGGTTCGGCTCATAATCACCATGAACGCGCGCGGGAGGTGGAACGCCCACACGCCGCTCCCGCTCGGTTACTACGGAAACGCGCACGTCTCCGCCCTCGCCGAGGcccccgccggcgacctccTCGTGCGGCCTCTCGCCGACACGGTGGAGCTCGTGCGGAGGACCAAGCGCGGGATGACGAGGGAGCGGATGAGCGCCATGGTGGAGACGGTGGCACGGCTGCGGGAGTGGCCGCCACCGACCATGGAGAGGGTGTACGAGGTATCCGACAGCAAGTGGATAGCGGTGGACATGCTCAAGTTCGGGTGGGCTTttctggccggcggcggcataCCTCTCGCCGGTGATCTCACGTCGAAGCTTGGAAGCGACCACATGAGGTGCAGGAACGCGGCCGGTGAGCTGTCCACCGTGGTGTCAATGCTGCTGCCGAGGGTGGCCATGGCGAGGTTCAAGAAAGAGATGGCCGTTTGGTTGAACAAAGACGATGACAAGAGCTTAACCATTATGAGTTCACTGTAGTTGCCAAGCATTTCAAGCAAGGTTCACTAATGGTCCATATGGCATCAAAGAGCATTAATTTTTATCAGCATCGCCTCATCATTTCTGATAGATTGGTTGTGCATTTTTAATTTAGTGGTAAATTtagtaggaaaaaaatctGTTTAGACAGtacaatatatattcaattatGTTCGGTTGCATAcgctattttttgtttcaaacgATTTGTTAATTGTAAAATATACAGTAACTTATACGTATCCCGCGtactttattataatatgtaatgTAAActctttgtaattttgtttctccatGTTTTGATGgaaacattgaaaaaaaaatctaatgcCCCTTTTGTAAATGTAAGAGTATTACAAATGTTTTGTTGTTAGaatagagatatatatatgcttccatatattatatgtaGATAGAATGCAATGTAAACCTATCAGGCTTTAGTTAGCATGTAATATTTAAAAAGGTTCGTGTCCTAGAATAAACTCGAATGCTTCTTCAACCTAACAAAGGTCGGATAAACCGATGCACACCAGGATGCCATTTGGTTGACTACTTTCCTTGGCTATTAGCATccctgttttaaaatatactaaaacAAAAATCGCTGCCAAATGTCACTACTACGCAACCATCCTTTTTGCCATATA
It encodes the following:
- the LOC102721229 gene encoding acyl transferase 1-like produces the protein MVTFTARRSEPALLRPARPTPRETKALSDLDDELTLRYYETVVGFFRCRSGDVRRPADPAKAIRAALAEALVYYYPVAGRLREEIEEAAGGGGGAGRMVVDCTAEGVVFVEADADVRLEEFGQPLLPPYPCVEELLCDAGDTKAVVGKPLLLMQVTRLKCGGFVLGLHFCHNIADGFGMAQLIMAIADLARGAPAPSILPVWRRDLLTARCLPVPATRTPSSSLVVAMSPAHEPAPHGGGAVARPPPAANPMLSTPPDRMVVEYFLFGPREVSTLRGQLPAHLAELTTTFELLTAVTWRCRTAALGYGPNQLVRLIITMNARGRWNAHTPLPLGYYGNAHVSALAEAPAGDLLVRPLADTVELVRRTKRGMTRERMSAMVETVARLREWPPPTMERVYEVSDSKWIAVDMLKFGWAFLAGGGIPLAGDLTSKLGSDHMRCRNAAGELSTVVSMLLPRVAMARFKKEMAVWLNKDDDKSLTIMSSL